In a genomic window of Streptomyces koelreuteriae:
- a CDS encoding acyl carrier protein gives MAATQEEIVAGLAEIVNEIAGIPVEDVQLDKSFTDDLDVDSLSMVEVVVAAEERFDVKIPDEDVKNLKTVGDATDYILKHQG, from the coding sequence ATGGCCGCCACTCAGGAAGAGATCGTCGCCGGTCTCGCCGAGATCGTGAACGAGATCGCCGGCATCCCGGTTGAGGACGTCCAGCTGGACAAGTCCTTCACCGACGACCTGGACGTCGACTCGCTGTCCATGGTCGAGGTCGTCGTCGCCGCCGAAGAGCGCTTCGACGTCAAGATCCCGGACGAGGACGTCAAGAACCTCAAGACCGTCGGCGACGCGACCGACTACATCCTCAAGCACCAGGGCTGA
- a CDS encoding pyroglutamyl peptidase, translating to MNSIRVRLGVLGLALLTGLTTPTTASAAETAPAPTVEEQRLGKAVPQEILRRSGFDTVAPRLVRALDGARSYGEARRAVAAEGAQLWRRAVDRAQGRGPAVGDLSRDDDRPLYWARLGMTREVRTWEPEFGLTDGQRAALLDELERTSRGQNAIRYPHGKGLKRILLTGFDPFTLDRDIRISNPSGATALALDGTVIETADGPARIETAVFPVRWQDFTEGTVERTLRPYLPKVDLFTTVSQGRVGKFDIERTNGAWRGGFGDNDTIGRTETVPVTDPASQPQWTTTTLPYRAIVDANTGRFPVYDNTSVTEIPAGGTQPVVRPDGPTPGSTARQGGGGDYLSNEIAYRATLLRDRLGLHDRLPGGHVHTPVLQFGAGNTTEVTDPEFVRNRLDIIAQVRAILKAAAEES from the coding sequence TTGAATTCCATACGCGTTCGCCTCGGCGTCCTCGGTCTCGCCCTGTTGACCGGTCTCACCACCCCCACCACCGCGAGCGCCGCCGAGACGGCCCCCGCTCCCACCGTCGAGGAGCAGCGGCTCGGCAAGGCGGTCCCGCAGGAGATCCTGCGCCGCTCCGGGTTCGACACCGTGGCCCCGCGGCTGGTCCGGGCGCTGGACGGGGCCCGGTCCTACGGGGAGGCCCGCCGGGCCGTCGCGGCCGAGGGCGCGCAGCTCTGGCGGCGTGCGGTGGACCGGGCGCAGGGGCGTGGACCGGCGGTCGGTGATCTGAGCCGGGACGACGACCGGCCGCTGTACTGGGCCCGCCTCGGCATGACGCGTGAAGTGCGGACCTGGGAGCCGGAGTTCGGGCTGACGGACGGACAGCGGGCCGCGCTGCTGGACGAGCTGGAGCGCACCTCACGCGGCCAGAACGCCATCCGGTATCCGCACGGCAAGGGCCTGAAGCGGATCCTGCTCACCGGCTTCGACCCGTTCACCCTGGACCGGGACATCCGTATCTCCAACCCGTCCGGCGCCACCGCGCTCGCCCTCGACGGCACGGTCATCGAGACGGCGGACGGCCCGGCCCGGATCGAGACGGCCGTGTTCCCGGTGCGCTGGCAGGACTTCACGGAGGGGACGGTGGAGCGGACGCTGCGGCCGTATCTGCCGAAGGTCGACCTGTTCACGACCGTGAGCCAGGGCCGGGTCGGGAAGTTCGACATCGAGCGGACCAACGGGGCCTGGCGGGGCGGCTTCGGGGACAACGACACCATCGGCCGTACCGAGACCGTCCCCGTGACCGACCCGGCCTCACAGCCGCAGTGGACGACGACCACGCTGCCCTACCGGGCGATCGTCGACGCGAACACCGGCCGCTTCCCCGTGTACGACAACACGAGCGTCACCGAGATCCCGGCGGGCGGCACCCAGCCCGTCGTACGCCCCGACGGGCCGACCCCCGGCTCGACCGCACGGCAGGGCGGCGGCGGGGACTACCTCTCCAACGAGATCGCCTACCGGGCGACGCTGCTGCGGGACCGGCTCGGGCTGCACGACCGGCTGCCGGGCGGGCATGTGCACACGCCCGTGCTCCAGTTCGGCGCCGGGAACACCACCGAGGTCACCGACCCGGAGTTCGTGCGGAACCGGCTGGACATCATCGCCCAGGTGCGGGCCATCCTGAAGGCGGCTGCGGAAGAGAGCTGA
- a CDS encoding ketoacyl-ACP synthase III: MAKIKPSKGAPYARILGVGGYRPTRVVPNEVILETIDSSDEWIRSRSGIETRHWANDEETVAAMSVEASGKAIADAGITAEQIGGVIVSTVSHFKQTPAVATEIADKLGTNKAAAFDISAGCAGFGYGLTLAKGMIVEGSAEYVLVIGVERLSDLTDLEDRATAFLFGDGAGAVVVGPAQEPAIGPTVWGSEGDKSETIKQTVPWTDYRSGEVAKFPAITQEGQAVFRWAVFEMAKVAKEALDAAGISADDLDVFIPHQANERIIDSMVKTLKLPESVTVARDVRTTGNTSAASIPLAMERLLATGEAKSGDTALVIGFGAGLVYAATVVTLP, encoded by the coding sequence ATGGCGAAGATCAAGCCCAGCAAGGGCGCCCCGTACGCGCGCATCCTCGGCGTCGGCGGGTACCGCCCGACCCGGGTCGTGCCGAACGAGGTGATCCTCGAGACGATCGACTCGTCCGACGAGTGGATCCGCTCGCGCTCCGGCATCGAGACCCGGCACTGGGCGAACGACGAGGAGACCGTCGCCGCGATGTCGGTCGAGGCCTCCGGCAAGGCGATCGCCGACGCCGGGATCACCGCCGAGCAGATCGGCGGCGTGATCGTCTCGACCGTCTCGCACTTCAAGCAGACCCCGGCCGTCGCCACCGAGATCGCCGACAAGCTCGGCACCAACAAGGCCGCCGCCTTCGACATCTCGGCCGGCTGCGCGGGCTTCGGCTACGGCCTCACCCTCGCCAAGGGCATGATCGTCGAGGGCTCCGCCGAGTACGTCCTCGTCATCGGCGTGGAGCGCCTGAGCGACCTCACCGACCTGGAGGACCGCGCGACGGCCTTCCTGTTCGGCGACGGCGCCGGCGCGGTCGTCGTGGGCCCGGCCCAGGAGCCCGCCATCGGCCCCACGGTCTGGGGCTCCGAGGGCGACAAGTCCGAGACGATCAAGCAGACCGTGCCGTGGACGGACTACCGTTCCGGCGAGGTCGCCAAGTTCCCCGCCATCACGCAGGAGGGCCAGGCGGTGTTCCGCTGGGCCGTGTTCGAGATGGCGAAGGTCGCCAAGGAGGCGCTGGACGCCGCCGGCATCTCCGCGGACGACCTGGACGTCTTCATTCCGCACCAGGCCAACGAGCGGATCATCGACTCGATGGTGAAGACACTCAAGCTGCCGGAGTCCGTCACGGTCGCCCGTGACGTACGCACCACCGGCAACACCTCGGCCGCCTCGATCCCGCTCGCGATGGAGCGGCTCCTGGCGACCGGCGAGGCGAAGAGCGGCGACACCGCGCTCGTCATCGGCTTCGGGGCGGGTCTCGTCTACGCCGCGACTGTCGTTACCCTCCCCTAG
- a CDS encoding SGNH/GDSL hydrolase family protein: protein MRKRSHRSRIVAAVAVATALGVTGCDAVGGNSPAPSASAEPSPKPTPLWDSSPSSIAAVGDSITRGFDACDVLQDCPEASWATGVSPEVDSLAVRLLGKGKAAERSWNHAVTGARMADLPGQMTQAVRRKPQLVTVMAGANDACRSSAAAMTPISAFRSDFEDALRTLREALPKAQVFVASVPNLKRLWSQGRNSPLGKQVWQLGICPSMLGDADALDSAATLRRDTVQKRVEDYNKVLREVCAEDERCRYDGGAVHDYRFGTAQLSRWDYFHPSVNGQARLAEIAYRTVTAKGR, encoded by the coding sequence ATGCGGAAGCGAAGCCACCGCTCACGGATCGTTGCCGCCGTGGCCGTGGCGACTGCCCTGGGAGTCACGGGATGTGACGCCGTGGGGGGCAATTCCCCCGCCCCGTCGGCCAGTGCCGAGCCGTCGCCCAAGCCCACTCCGCTGTGGGACAGCAGCCCCAGCTCTATCGCCGCCGTCGGTGACTCCATCACGCGCGGTTTCGACGCCTGTGATGTGCTGCAGGACTGCCCGGAGGCGTCCTGGGCGACCGGCGTCAGCCCCGAGGTGGACTCGCTCGCCGTCCGGCTGCTGGGGAAGGGCAAGGCCGCCGAGCGGAGCTGGAACCACGCGGTGACCGGGGCCCGGATGGCCGATCTGCCCGGGCAGATGACCCAGGCGGTGCGGCGGAAACCGCAGCTGGTGACGGTGATGGCCGGGGCGAACGACGCCTGCCGGTCCTCCGCGGCGGCGATGACCCCGATCTCCGCCTTCCGCAGCGACTTCGAGGACGCGCTGCGCACCCTGCGCGAAGCCCTGCCCAAGGCCCAGGTGTTCGTGGCGAGCGTGCCGAACCTGAAGCGGCTGTGGTCGCAGGGCCGCAACAGCCCGTTGGGCAAGCAGGTGTGGCAGCTCGGCATCTGCCCGTCGATGCTGGGCGACGCGGACGCCCTGGACTCGGCGGCGACCCTGCGGCGGGACACGGTGCAGAAGCGGGTGGAGGACTACAACAAGGTCCTGAGGGAGGTCTGCGCGGAGGACGAGCGGTGCCGGTACGACGGGGGCGCGGTGCACGACTACCGCTTCGGCACGGCTCAGTTGAGCCGCTGGGACTACTTCCACCCCAGCGTGAACGGACAGGCCCGGTTGGCGGAGATCGCGTACCGCACCGTCACAGCGAAGGGCCGCTGA
- a CDS encoding DUF3145 domain-containing protein — protein sequence MTTRGVLYMHSAPRALCPHVEWAIAGVLGTRVSLDWIRQPAAPGTWRSEFSWQGQPGTASKLASALRGWQLLRFEVTSEPCPTAEGERYSCTPDLGIFHAVTGIHGDILIPEDRLRAALQRSQRGETDLEAELNKLLGKPWDDELEPFRYAGEGAPVRWLHQVV from the coding sequence GTGACGACACGTGGGGTTCTGTACATGCACTCCGCGCCGCGCGCGCTGTGCCCGCACGTCGAGTGGGCCATCGCCGGGGTGCTCGGCACACGCGTCAGCCTGGACTGGATCCGCCAGCCCGCCGCGCCGGGCACCTGGCGCTCGGAGTTCTCCTGGCAGGGCCAGCCGGGCACGGCGTCGAAACTCGCGTCGGCCCTGCGGGGCTGGCAACTGCTGCGCTTCGAGGTGACGTCCGAACCCTGCCCCACCGCCGAGGGCGAGCGCTACAGCTGCACCCCCGACCTGGGCATCTTCCACGCCGTCACCGGCATCCACGGCGACATCCTCATCCCCGAGGACCGCCTCAGAGCAGCCCTGCAACGCTCCCAGCGCGGCGAGACCGACCTGGAAGCCGAACTCAACAAACTCCTCGGCAAGCCCTGGGACGACGAACTGGAACCCTTCCGCTACGCAGGAGAAGGCGCCCCGGTCCGCTGGCTCCACCAGGTGGTGTGA
- the fabF gene encoding beta-ketoacyl-ACP synthase II, which translates to MSPTNRTVVVTGIGATTPLGGDAASTWEGLIAGKSGVKPLEQEWAAEQAVRIAAPVAVEPTEVIPRPQARRLDRSAQFALIAAKEAWADAGFEASADEDPNVDPDRLGAVIASGIGGVTTLLDQYDVLKEKGVRRVSPHTVPMLMPNSPSANVGLAVGARAGVHTPVSACASGAEAIGYAIEMIRTGRADVVVAGGTEAAIHPLPIAAFGNMMAMSKNNDDPQGASRPYDVARDGFVLGEGAGVVVLESAEHAAKRGARVYAEAVGQGISADSHDIVQPEPEGRGISQALQHLLERNELDPAEIVHVNAHATSTPAGDIAELKALRKVFGDDADHFAVSATKSMTGHLLGGAGGVETVATVLALYHRVAPPTINVENLDPEAEANADIVRGEARKLPVDGRIAALNDSFGFGGHNVVLAFRTV; encoded by the coding sequence GTGAGCCCGACCAATCGCACCGTGGTCGTCACCGGTATCGGCGCAACCACACCGCTGGGTGGCGACGCAGCCTCTACCTGGGAGGGCCTGATCGCCGGCAAGTCCGGCGTCAAGCCCCTGGAGCAGGAGTGGGCCGCCGAGCAGGCGGTCCGTATCGCGGCCCCGGTCGCCGTGGAGCCGACCGAGGTCATCCCCCGGCCGCAGGCCCGCCGTCTGGACCGCTCGGCGCAGTTCGCGCTGATCGCGGCCAAGGAGGCCTGGGCCGACGCCGGTTTCGAAGCGAGCGCCGACGAGGACCCGAACGTCGACCCCGACCGGCTCGGCGCGGTCATCGCCTCCGGCATCGGCGGCGTGACGACTCTGCTCGACCAGTACGACGTGCTGAAGGAGAAGGGCGTTCGCCGCGTCTCCCCGCACACCGTTCCCATGCTGATGCCCAACAGCCCCTCGGCCAACGTGGGGTTGGCCGTGGGCGCGCGGGCCGGCGTGCACACGCCGGTGTCCGCCTGCGCCTCGGGCGCCGAGGCCATCGGCTACGCCATCGAGATGATCCGCACGGGCCGCGCCGACGTCGTCGTCGCGGGTGGCACGGAGGCGGCGATCCATCCGCTGCCGATCGCCGCGTTCGGCAACATGATGGCGATGTCCAAGAACAACGACGACCCGCAGGGCGCGTCGCGTCCCTACGACGTGGCCCGTGACGGCTTCGTCCTCGGTGAGGGCGCCGGTGTCGTCGTCCTGGAGTCCGCCGAGCACGCCGCGAAGCGCGGGGCCCGGGTGTACGCCGAGGCGGTCGGCCAGGGCATCTCGGCCGACAGCCACGACATCGTGCAGCCGGAGCCGGAGGGGCGTGGCATCTCGCAGGCGCTGCAGCACCTGCTGGAGCGCAACGAGCTGGACCCGGCGGAGATCGTGCACGTCAACGCGCATGCCACGTCGACGCCGGCCGGTGACATCGCCGAGTTGAAGGCGCTGCGGAAGGTGTTCGGTGACGACGCCGACCACTTCGCGGTGTCCGCGACGAAGTCGATGACCGGGCATCTGCTCGGTGGCGCCGGTGGTGTCGAGACGGTGGCCACGGTGCTCGCGCTGTATCACCGGGTGGCTCCGCCGACCATCAATGTCGAGAACCTGGACCCGGAGGCGGAGGCGAATGCCGACATCGTCCGGGGTGAGGCTCGGAAGCTGCCGGTCGATGGGCGGATCGCCGCGTTGAACGACTCGTTCGGGTTCGGTGGGCACAATGTGGTGCTGGCGTTTCGGACGGTTTGA
- a CDS encoding aldose epimerase family protein, whose translation MNELFGTLSDGTPVHRWTLERAGVRVRVLSYGGIVQSVEVPDRAGRAGNVVLGFPDLKGYLAHPGPYLGALVGRYANRIAGGRFPLDGCTYALEPNNAPNSLHGGVYGFDQRVWDAAPVEHGVRLTRVSPHGEEGFPGLLEVSATYTLLESGALRIAYEAVTDAPTVVNLTNHSYFNLGGSGDAGGHELRLAASRYTPVDADLIPTGDLEDVTGTRFDFREARKVGSGYDHNFVLDKGVADVPVEVAELHDPASGRVLTVATTEPGLQLYTADHLGEPFAPGDGIALETQHFPDSPNRPDFPTTVLRPGEVFRSETVYGFGTR comes from the coding sequence ATGAACGAACTCTTCGGCACACTTTCCGACGGCACGCCGGTGCACCGCTGGACCCTGGAGCGGGCGGGCGTACGGGTGCGGGTGCTGTCGTACGGCGGGATCGTGCAGTCCGTCGAGGTGCCGGACCGGGCGGGCCGGGCCGGGAATGTGGTGCTGGGGTTCCCGGACCTCAAGGGCTATCTCGCCCACCCCGGGCCCTACCTGGGGGCTTTGGTCGGGCGGTACGCCAACCGGATCGCCGGCGGCCGTTTCCCGCTGGACGGGTGTACGTACGCTCTGGAACCGAACAACGCGCCGAACTCGCTGCACGGTGGGGTGTACGGCTTCGACCAGCGGGTGTGGGACGCGGCCCCGGTCGAGCACGGGGTGCGGCTCACCCGGGTCAGTCCGCACGGCGAGGAGGGGTTCCCCGGGCTGCTGGAGGTCTCGGCGACGTACACGCTGCTGGAGAGCGGCGCGCTGCGGATCGCCTACGAGGCGGTGACGGACGCGCCGACCGTGGTGAACCTGACGAACCACAGCTACTTCAACCTGGGCGGTTCCGGTGACGCGGGCGGCCATGAACTGCGGCTGGCCGCCTCCCGGTACACGCCGGTCGACGCGGATCTGATCCCGACCGGCGACCTGGAGGATGTGACCGGCACGCGCTTCGACTTCCGCGAGGCCCGCAAGGTCGGCTCCGGCTACGACCACAACTTCGTGCTCGACAAGGGCGTGGCGGACGTCCCGGTGGAGGTCGCCGAGCTGCACGACCCGGCGTCGGGGCGGGTGCTGACGGTGGCGACGACCGAGCCCGGACTCCAGCTGTACACCGCCGACCACCTGGGCGAGCCCTTCGCGCCCGGCGACGGCATCGCGCTGGAGACCCAGCACTTCCCCGACTCCCCGAACCGGCCGGACTTCCCGACGACGGTGCTGCGGCCGGGCGAGGTGTTCCGCTCGGAGACGGTGTACGGGTTCGGCACGCGCTGA
- a CDS encoding glycoside hydrolase family 3 protein: MQDAAREAAVEAALGKLDLDAKARLLAGRDMWSLPALPEVGLGSLVMSDGPIGVRGVQWSADDPSVALPSPTALAATWDPGLAYRAGVLLAQEARRKGVHVLLAPTVNLHRSPLGGRHFEAYSEDPYLTGRIGTEYVRGVQSGGVGTTVKHFVANDAETDRLTVNNLVSERALRELYLAPFEAIVENAHPWGIMTAYNSVNGTTMTEHHHLVNEVLRGEWGFDGINVSDWTAARSTSGALAGGLDIAMPGPRTVYGEALAQAVRDGEADEAQVDEAVRRVLRLAARVGILDGVEPVVTAPPAPVDGEALAREIARRSFVLVRNERGALPLRPGSVALIGAAARDARVLGGGSATVFPARTVSPLDGLTAALPDGGLTYSLGADPNTELPVADPGFALRAVCRDSDGTVLGTRSAPSGHIQWMGDDLPDGVTHDTLHSVELTGTLTPRETGTHTLGFKGLGPFRLTVAGTTYFDDVQRPAEDGDPFAAFFGAPVPHARVELTAGEPVEVSLTYTVPPPDGHPMRVIGFTLAHQDPQRDPDELIAEAAAAARAADTAVVVVATTDRVESEGFDRTDLRLPGRQDDLVRAVAAANPNTVVVVNSGSPVELPWRDDVAAVLLSWFPGQEGGAALADVLTGAHEPGGRLPTTWGSLTDAPVTQVVPEDGELPYEEGVFIGYRAWEQQGRTPAYPFGHGLGYTDWTYESVEVAGSAEGTTATVRLRNTGDRPGRETVQLYLAPSEPGPTRPARTLAGFASVEAAPGETVEATVVLPRRAFETWDETNASWSFVKGSYEIQVARSITDRRITATINV, translated from the coding sequence ATGCAGGACGCGGCCCGCGAGGCCGCCGTCGAGGCGGCTCTCGGCAAGCTCGATCTGGACGCCAAGGCACGGCTGCTGGCCGGGCGGGACATGTGGAGCCTGCCCGCGCTGCCGGAGGTGGGGCTGGGCTCGCTGGTGATGTCCGACGGCCCGATCGGCGTCCGCGGGGTGCAGTGGAGCGCCGACGATCCCTCCGTCGCGCTGCCCTCACCGACCGCCCTCGCCGCCACCTGGGACCCCGGACTCGCGTACCGGGCAGGGGTGCTGCTGGCGCAGGAGGCCCGCCGCAAGGGCGTCCATGTCCTGCTCGCCCCCACGGTCAATCTGCACCGCTCCCCGCTCGGCGGCCGTCACTTCGAGGCCTACAGCGAGGACCCGTACCTCACGGGCCGGATCGGCACGGAGTACGTCCGGGGCGTCCAGTCCGGCGGCGTCGGCACCACCGTCAAGCACTTCGTCGCCAACGACGCCGAGACCGACCGCCTCACGGTGAACAACCTGGTGAGCGAACGCGCCCTGCGCGAGCTGTACCTCGCCCCCTTCGAGGCGATCGTCGAGAACGCCCACCCCTGGGGCATCATGACCGCCTACAACTCCGTCAACGGCACGACGATGACCGAGCACCACCACCTGGTCAACGAGGTCCTGCGCGGCGAGTGGGGCTTCGACGGGATCAACGTCTCCGACTGGACCGCCGCCCGCTCCACCAGCGGCGCCCTCGCCGGCGGCCTGGACATCGCGATGCCCGGCCCGCGGACCGTCTACGGCGAGGCCCTCGCGCAGGCGGTCCGGGACGGCGAGGCGGACGAGGCCCAGGTCGACGAGGCCGTCCGCCGCGTCCTGCGCCTGGCCGCCCGGGTCGGCATCCTGGACGGCGTCGAACCGGTCGTCACCGCACCGCCCGCGCCCGTCGACGGCGAGGCGCTCGCCCGCGAGATCGCCCGCCGCTCCTTCGTCCTCGTCCGCAACGAGCGTGGCGCGCTGCCGCTGAGGCCCGGCAGCGTCGCGCTGATCGGAGCCGCCGCCCGCGACGCCCGCGTCCTCGGCGGCGGCTCCGCCACGGTCTTCCCCGCCCGGACCGTCTCCCCGCTCGACGGCCTCACCGCCGCCCTCCCCGACGGCGGCCTCACCTACTCCCTCGGCGCCGACCCGAACACCGAACTCCCCGTCGCCGACCCGGGCTTCGCACTGCGCGCCGTCTGCCGCGACAGCGACGGCACCGTCCTCGGCACCCGCTCGGCCCCCAGCGGCCACATCCAGTGGATGGGCGACGACCTGCCCGACGGCGTCACCCACGACACCCTGCACAGCGTCGAACTGACCGGCACCCTCACCCCGCGCGAAACCGGCACCCACACCCTCGGCTTCAAGGGGCTCGGCCCCTTCAGGCTGACCGTCGCGGGCACCACGTACTTCGACGACGTCCAGCGCCCCGCCGAGGACGGCGACCCCTTCGCCGCCTTCTTCGGCGCCCCGGTGCCCCACGCCCGCGTCGAACTCACCGCGGGCGAACCGGTCGAGGTCTCCCTCACCTACACCGTCCCGCCGCCCGACGGGCACCCCATGCGGGTCATCGGCTTCACCCTCGCCCACCAGGACCCGCAGCGCGACCCCGACGAGCTGATCGCCGAGGCCGCCGCTGCCGCCCGCGCCGCCGACACGGCCGTCGTCGTGGTCGCCACCACCGACCGCGTCGAGTCCGAGGGCTTCGACCGCACCGACCTGCGTCTGCCCGGCCGCCAGGACGACCTGGTCCGCGCCGTCGCCGCCGCCAACCCGAACACCGTCGTGGTCGTCAACTCCGGCTCCCCGGTGGAACTGCCGTGGCGCGACGACGTCGCCGCCGTGCTCCTGAGCTGGTTCCCCGGCCAGGAGGGCGGCGCGGCCCTCGCCGACGTCCTCACCGGCGCCCACGAGCCCGGCGGCCGCCTGCCCACCACCTGGGGCTCCCTGACCGACGCCCCGGTCACCCAGGTCGTGCCGGAGGACGGCGAACTCCCCTACGAGGAGGGCGTCTTCATCGGCTACCGCGCCTGGGAGCAGCAGGGCCGCACCCCCGCCTACCCCTTCGGCCACGGCCTCGGCTACACCGACTGGACCTACGAGTCGGTCGAGGTCGCCGGGAGCGCCGAAGGGACCACCGCGACGGTCCGCCTCCGCAACACCGGCGACCGCCCCGGCCGCGAGACCGTCCAGCTCTACCTCGCCCCGAGCGAGCCCGGCCCCACCCGCCCGGCACGCACGCTGGCCGGCTTCGCGAGCGTCGAGGCCGCACCCGGCGAGACCGTCGAGGCGACGGTCGTACTGCCGCGCCGCGCCTTCGAGACCTGGGACGAGACGAACGCCTCGTGGTCGTTTGTGAAGGGTTCGTACGAGATCCAGGTGGCGCGCTCGATCACCGACCGCAGGATCACGGCGACGATTAACGTCTGA